Below is a window of Pocillopora verrucosa isolate sample1 chromosome 6, ASM3666991v2, whole genome shotgun sequence DNA.
GAATTAGGAGCAAACAGATTGAAAGCCACTTTCGGCTTCAGAAAGACATTGAAGATTTCGTAGTTTTTTGCACTCGAATAGTAATCTTACGTCTGTGtgaaacaaaacttaattttatagtgtttctttttttgcggaGGCGGAAAATTTAAACTCCGTAGAAAGCAAATTCTCGTCGCCTAAAGgggttcttttatttctttccactgAAAAATACGCTAATTAAGaatgaatttaaataaacaaaatcatGAAAAGGCGAAAATGTAGCCTTGTACTGTCAAGAAAGAAGTAAGAGAAACAAacgagaaaaaatatttgcgaTAAGAGTCAGCTTTTGATAATAGTCGTGTTCTTCCTGTCACCGTTGCTATGGTTTTCACAGAAAGCTGCTGCATTAGAAGGGTTTTCCAGCAGACATCCTCGTTCAATAAATTATCCGGTGATCGTAAAATACGTCATGATATCTCGAAGCTTTCCAAACAGCTTTTTGCTATTTGTTTACCATGGAATTTCATCTCTCTGAAGTGCCAATCCCCTTTTCGCACTTCTGTTACCGAAATGATGCAAGTCCAACAGAGATAATTACAAagtctaatttttttatttttttaaaccaagtTCAAACCCTAGCGAGCGCCAAACGGGAAATGAACGCGCACTGAAATTGCTTATCTGCTGAAATCATTATAAACTCGTTGTCAAACAACTGTACTTCAAACATTCTGCCGACGCCACACAATAGGGCCTCGATAATACACACAAATGGTGCAAAAAGACGGTTTCTTTGTTTGATCAGCGACAAAAAACAGTTAGTGTTTCAAGGAGATTTTATTCTCACGTTCTGTCAGCGAAAAAGCAGCTCTCTTTAATATTTTATCAACTTGGTTTTGTGAAATCGGATTTTTATTTAGACTACGCGACCTGATAAGTCCGTTTTGGAAATTCAACTGGTGAGGTTGCTGTTGTCCGAATTTCAAAaccaatttgttgttttttttcttccaaggCGTTTGGTAAAACTCCTTTCGTAAGAGGTACCTTGCTAATGGggccttgaaaaaaaaacaaccactTTGGTATAAAAACGCCAAAAGTTTACCATAAAGTAGCCGCTAGTTTTTCCTCTCGTCGGGACTGCAGCGGAACAATACGCGACGCCACTGATCATTTTGAAGGAGAGAAAAAGAGTGTGTATTTTGCTAAACGGCTACTAGTGTAGGCGTTTTACGCACGACGCACTGGGAGGCGAGCAGAATAACCGTGTCTAGCTACATATTAATCAAGTACTTGATTTTAATTCACTTAATTGAGACATAAACAGGAGAAGGAACCGCTCTTTAGCCGAAAGGCTAATAGATTGCATGAAACCTACAAATACGGTGAAAAGAAATCGATCCCCTGAGTGGAAAGACTTCACGTCAGCAGATGCCACTTCgtgaaagaatttcaaagccTGTCATTTACCAGATCAAGTTCCTCGTTTCATCAGCTGCACAGTACTGCAAACCATCTCGAGATCGAGGACAAGAGTCGCGTTTTCACATCTCTTAAAACACACCTCGGCTGAAAAAGGCGCATTTGCCAATCACATCTAAGAAAGAATCGAACAACgacaatttttagtttttttgggACTGCCCTACTTTAGAGCGGGCTGAAATCTCAAATATTAGCCGTGCTTCTTTGTAAAGAAAGTCATAACAGTGAAAACCTACGGATTAACCGCATCACGAAAGAACTGGGACGAAGGACAACAACAGTAAAGACACAACTCCATCGAGTAAATCGACTCCTTGGTTGAATTTATATACTTTATTCAGATCAGCTTGCGTTGGATCCCAAAACAACGATGACGGAATTGGAAAACAACGGGTCAAACCTCCCTACCAGTGCAGAGATATCTACGGCCGCGCAAGCTACCGGAGAAACGTATTTTAGCCCCTCATATGATGGGGCACTGATTATTCTAAGCGTTATGATAATCGCCATAAATTTACTGGTGATTTCACTGTTCTTTTACCGCGAATATCTACAGACAAAAACGAACAGTTTGCTCATCAGTCTTGCCGTCTCCGATCTACTAGCTGGTTTATTGGGGATCCCTCTGATCGTCGCTTGTAACGCGGTTTTAAGAGCCGGAGTTTGTACAGCAGGAGCGCTGATCTACCGCTTTATAGCCGTCTCTACCATGTACCACATCCTTGTGGTGACTCTAGAAAGGTACATCTACGTGATGTATCCAATGAAGTACATTAACATCGTGACGGCACCACGGGTGCTCAAAGCTATCGCTGGCATTTGGTTGTTCTCAATTTTTAACTCGCTTATCCAGTTGACTTGGGAAGATCCAACACGATTCTTCAAACCTCGCGATTCAGTCTCTCAACAGTACGCACTTGCCTACACCATCGTGGGAATTgtcttctgtttttttctgcCTGCTCTGTTCATGGCCATCAGCTACGTGAGCATGTTCATGGTAATTCACCGTCAGATAAAGGAGATCCGTGGCCTGTACAACACGCGCGCTACGGGCGCCAACAATCAACGTGCTCCGATTGCTACAGAAGCGCGCGCCCTGATCATCTTCGTGGCGATGCtctcaattttcataatttgctGGCTGACGTTTTATGTCACCGGATTTTTAATTCTTCTCCCAGGGCTGCATATAGAGGCAATACCAGATGAGGTATTTATGACAGTTGACTTTATTCGTTTTTCTGTGTCTCTCGTAAATCCCATTTTGTACGCGTTTCTCAAGCGAGATTTTTCCAGAGCACTTAAATCTCTCTGTAAAAGGGATGGCATACAACCAGGGGAGCTTGCCTCGTCCTCGTCTACATCGCGATTTCGCACACTCACCATCAATTTCTCTCTGTCAAGATCCTCCGAAATGTATAGAGACTGAAATGTCATGCAATCGTCTCCAAGAGCAATTTAAAACTCTTACAAAGGTAGTGTGCCAAGGAACTAAACTAAACGATTTAAAAGGAGACATGGAAATTCAGAACTACACAATTATTACGCACTAAAAACGAAATTCAGAAATGCACTTCTGAGTATGGAAGCATGAAAAAACCGAAAGCTAAGAAAGGAACATTGAACAAATATGTTGAACCCAAGAGAGAAACACATCgaatttaaacaaagaaaagaagatttaaAGGCTTGAAGAATCGGTAATATGGACTACAGGTTTTTAGGCTGGTTACGAACTAAGTGTTACAAATGAGTTAATGTGCGGCGTTGCAATTAtccttttattcaatttttttcctatctcaACGGGATGAAGAGGAAAATTTAACCTTTAGGTTGCGCTGTCAAGGTCTAGAGGTCTCGTGCAGAAAACTTAAATCGCCAAAGGACAATTCTTGCAGATTATTAACGGTCATAAAAATTGGTTCATGCTTCTTCATCTAGTGTTAAATTATGTAATCTAAGGGCCTGGTGAAAGGCAATTTCATCCGTTAGCTAAGTTCAAAGAGGTCAAAACTGAGACTAACGTGATCGTTAATTGGTGGGATTTATATCTTGCTGTTAAAAGGTGCATTTGTGTAAGAATTTTATGGCGCCCCAATgtttttcactttgaaaaatgttccatcagaaaacaaattaagaaacaGATGCGAATTTAAGTACTATATTTCTGTGTTGACAGTATATGTAAAATCCGCAACAAAAACCACAATTTCTCTCCTTCTGCACTATGTGGGTTATTAATTTTTTCGGCAATTTTTAAGGTGAAACTTTAAAACCATTGTAGATGGATTCGTGCTGAGAATAACTGATTCCTTGCAAACGTGTCTGTTAATTCCGGTTTCATTGAGCAAGGATAAACTTTGTTTTCCTTAGGGGATTAAAAGGACTCGTTTGCGCTATAAAGATGAGATTATGTTTCGGATATGAAGTTAATTTTGAATGTTTCCCGGAAGATTACCGAAATCACACTGAGACTGAAACACACGAGACACAACAACGCTTGCTCACTACTATCCACTTTCAAAAGTAGATAATCTTGTTTAGACTTATTCCAGTACTGTATTAAGCATGTTCTCGGCCGAATCACTTCTAGGTGATTAACAgaacttatttattttcaaatattgcaGCTTTTTCCGAGGTCTTTGATGGTGTTTTAATTACAAGGCGTACTGCaaaggagaaacaaaacaatgttaaaCTCTTTTAAATGCTTTTTCAGTGATGGCAGCTGGTTATGTACTTTATTAGTTTACGATCTGAAATGTTTACCTCGAGTTCTGGGTAAATACTGGATTTTTGCCGacaaaaatatgattaaaaacCGTCCATAAGAGGGCTCGCTttaaataacaatgaaaaaccACTTTCCATTCTTTTAACGTTCCTATTCAATTCTTAGAAAGGATGTGTACATCCTCTAGGAAGATTTCTCTCGATAAATATtcctttgtgtttttctttttgtctttgtatTGAACGAAAGGAAATTTGACAACATTTCCGCTGTAACAATTTACATAATATTTAGAGGAAAACAATACGCACACTGATTAAAATCATAAGCTGCACAACCCTCAAGGACTTCAATTCATGACATAGgatttctctttgaaatctAACAAGTTTAAGTTTCAGTCAGATTATTTCAAAATCTGAGGTTGAATGGAAAATCGGTCAACGCCCAATGACAGTTTGAAAATTCTTCAGCTGGTATATGTTTATCGAATGGAATCAGTTTTTATTTCAGTAATAAAAATCGTCGTATCTAGTAGTTCTATAAGACAAAGGTTAATGTTGCTTTAAATAcataatttaaattgtaaaaatacAATAGCGTGGGATGTATGGTTAGCTGACCAGCGTTTTTAATAGCGCCTGGAGAATTTTTTGTCATCTTAATTGTTAATTTGCACGCGTCAGTGTTGAAATTTCGTCCTCTGTATACAAAAGAATACCATAGTTGAAGCGGGTTTTGAAGCTGGGTTTTAATGGCTTGTAGTGAcgagaaagtaaaataaaacatttaggTAAATATATTTACAACGACGTAAAGCAGTTGAGAGGTTTGCAAGTTTCCGAAGCGGGATATAAATaagaacacacacacacacatatatatatatatatatatatctatatacatAATTTCTTTATGATAGATTGTGTATTAAAAACAATCTTTTCACTGCAGATGAGTCAAGTGTGTGTTTAATTACAGGTGGAATCAATACACAACTTCTTCAACCAACACAAAAGAGCTTTTAGTTAATACTAGAAATCcttgatgaaaaacaaaattgccgAAATGAAGGAAAACAATGGTAACCCAATATTTCCCaactttgaattgaaaatatcaacagaaaaatgaatttgaaacattttgaagttTCCTCGAAAATAATTTCAGGTCTCAACCTGATTATTAATCGACAACGAAGCCGAAGATGCGAGACAGGACAGGAAATGACGAGTCTGTATGGAAAAACTCTTCCGCGAAGTAACGGTCAAGAGCgggtaaaaaaactgaaacatacCCGGTTGCCGGAGAATAAACATCGTCTTTAGATTTCAATACGATTCCGCGATGGTTTCAAACCTTTCAATTCTCACTTCGATTAATGACCTAACACCATATCTAGAGTAGGatcaacagccaatcagagcgaaACAGAATATCACAGGCAACCAATGAAAACTCACAGGAAAAACAAGAGAACTGCCAaatgcgcgggaaaacgcgagtggccAAGTCATGATGTGTAGTaagtttgcatctgattggttgagagagtagcGCTAGTTGCTGGACCCATTAAACCAGACACAATTATCAATACTTTCGTCTCGCATTCGAAAATTGCTTGGCtgttctgttgaaaaaaaaaatgtgtaaagcTAGTGGTACTTCTTGCAGTACATTCCACGCTAGTTCATAAGAACTTCGAGGAAGACGGAACCCCTTAGCCGAGCTGAAGAGGATCGGATAATGCTCACTTTTCCTGAATAAAGATCCTAAATCAACCCAACAGAAAACTTTAAAGCTCTTATTCACAGTAAAGGCAAGTATTAGTTACCTTGGGTATACAAACGGCTGAAAGCTTTTTTCGGTTCGTTGGTTTGGTTTATGCTTGGTGTTTTCACGGTTTTAATAACTTAGATCTGGCTTTTCAGTTCCAGACGCACTCGTTTTtgacatttcaccttcacaacGAAATCAGACTCTTCCCGCTGATTTACGATGGTCACCCTCGTTTTCCACGGTTTGGAGAAAGGAGTAAGGAATTTCAATATGATTGTGGGTCTTATATACTGAGATTAagttggaaaaagaaaaagaacatgcTCACAAAAAAGGTCTTTATTACCACAATCCAAAATAACTCTCGGTATAAATCAACCTAGTAATAAACTTTCACGAGGGCATTTCGACAACATCAGAATATTAGAGAGTTATAAAAAATACACTTAGTTTTGACGCATGCATAGAAAACCGCAATAACATGCATTACACCTTTACGATCAAACAAATACTCCACTTTTCGCGGTTTGGACTCAGCTCTTCACATACAGATCGCAAAATAACCTCAGTCATTCGAGATCTAACCCAAGCGCGGtctttttttcccaaattaGGTAAAATCCGTGTAtgtatgaaaaatttaatttacaacaAAGACCATATAACATCATTAAGTCGCTTTTCTGAACAGCGAACActttaaataaatatcaaagaCTTACATCAATTATTCCATTTTCCCTAATTCATATCTAAAAGAAATGAACTCCAAGGCCCTTTCAAAGCGTCGTGACCAAATGCGTCACAAAACGAATTCCTTTGTCCAAACGTCACGCAACTCCTGCCTGTGAGAGCTGTCACGGACAGAACGTTTCCCAACACCTGAGCTCGTTCTCTTTAAACCCTTTAGTCACCAAGTCACCCTCTATGATACTATGACTTCATCACATCCTTGTGGTCATAAGTAGTGCACCCTCTGTATCCTCCTCAACGTCTTCCATGTCCCCCCCGGATTTTGACGTCGTTCCATTCTCCCTTGCTGTTTCGCTATCAACCTGGAACAAAAATATGGACATTATCTACCTTCTCGTTACCACTTCAGTTCTGTGGCACAAATTTTTTTCGACAACATTTGTCACGAgcaaggaacaaagaaaaaccctcatttttaaattgattaagatgacaaattttgagCTTGATCGTCGAATAAGTCATTTATTGGCTTACTGATCAACATCTTCTTCCTTATGTTGAAATCACTTCATTTCAAAGATGATAGGTGGTGAGAGATAAGAACATTATCATCTAATAGGTGTGCTTGAtgtaatatcaaattctcagacCAATCATTTGAGAAAAATGAATAGAAACTTAAAGAGAATTTCGGCTTAGGGTCTGCTTCTACACGCACCTGGTTTAACTGTTGTTGCTCGTCCTGTAGTTTACGAGAGTTATTCTGTGCGCGATCTGGTAAACAGTAACCTATTTTGAACAGCAGTCGAGAGTCCACATCACCGATCCTAtgatcacctgaaaaaaaagaaagttccaAATCTTTAGTTTAAGCAAAGAAAGACGagacgaaaaagaaaatagcaCTGGATGTGTCCAgcaattaacaatcagatcttaggacTTAGGGTTAGGGGTAAGAGCTCTCTATTTACGAACGAAACCAGTCAAACTCCTTTGATCGATAAATACCTGACTACCGTGGTCGAATCTACTTACACAAACGGATCgaacttgtttaaaaaaaaccttaccctTGTGTGCACAACAGTCATCAAACCTGTCTGAGTAACAGAACTCTACACTTGATTAAAGTAATGAAGTCCCTAATCTTGacacctaaaaaaaaaccttggaaCCTTCACCAGGTTACTTTGAATTTTGTATCATTGTAATAAATACGTACATTTCAGCACGACTTACCAGGCCATAAGACGCTGACAATCAGTCCAGTTAGATACGTCACTGCAAAGCACACAGCGCTGTACCATAAAAATGAGAGCCTGTAAAATGCCAGGCCTTCGTATTCCTTCACTGGAGGCGGTGTACTTATGAGAAAAACAAAGTATATATTCAGTACCTTATCTCATCCTTGCTTTCAAAGCGACATTTCTTAAGGTTAATTAGAAATGGCTCACCGCATGTGGATCTTTCGACAGTATATGAAAACTACAGCACTTTTAGATAGGGTGCAAAATCAATTTGAGTGTCATGAGACAAAAGTAATCAAAACTTTTAATCAGACTCTTGTTAAATGACACAAGAATTCCATGAGAAATCACACTCATTACGAGACGGTCTCGAGCGCGGGAAAACGGGAAGGACTAGGTAGagatttgttttagtttcacaTTTGATTGACCGAGAGTTTGGCGCAAGTTTTCTTGATCCATCAGAGAGTACGTGAGGTAAAAGCAATGTAATCCCGGATTAATTTCAACAGTCAACTGAAAACAGCCCTATTTTCACAGTGACGGCTAACTACGTTTAtgaataaagggcaaaattactgagcgctgattggttgagagagagggcattttttcttaatcgagggcatttttagtaatcaagagagggcatgattacctgttaatgattggctaatccgttgcatagcaaccgttcgttatcttgaaatttgttaaaaatagactgcgcgcgtgattttccttcgtataaattttgccctttattgataaacaagtaatcccatgagacctcgtactattaaggattaattgcacttgagttttcaaaattttccaaattttggaaaattttgaaaactctcgtgcaattaatccttaatagtacttggcctcatgtgattacctatactaaaccctACGTATTAGACGTGGGTACACGAGAAAGTGTATTTCTGTATTCAGCAACGAGGAAACTATCGTAAACCCTTTATCTCTtgataaaagagaaacaaactaTTCACATCTTTCGATGGGTCGCTGTTTTTGGATACTTCGACAGGGTGATGATCACATACAACTCGGGAAGCTCCGGCCTCCCACACAAACAACAACTTTAATAACTATGATTTAGGAGGTAGAACTAATCACTGCATAAGTTCACTCTTCGCACTGTGAGtgacttttatttcttttcgaAGAAACAAGTGTCAGAGTGACTTACAGGCCTCATAACGTCCTCTCTATTGTAGAAATTGTGCGGGTGgatttttccaatgaaaatcaaatccTGAACGGGTAATGATAGAACCAAAGCGTttgttgaataataataataataataataataataataataataataataataataataactttatttaagtgtcagcgtattttagcactgctgtgctaattggggacactgtaaataaggaaacaaatatcgtaaatgaacagaaactcgttaaaaaccccaactggtaggaggcagaccagttggctatttacaaagcgtgcaggagttgaattcggggtcaccgaagacaaatccatccagtggcagggaggaggacttgaacccgggacctccggcttacaagtgcagcgccctaaccactaggccacgctcGCCTCCTTAAAATAATGAATAAGCTGAAGAAAGAGATGAATATAGAACAGGACGGTTTCAAACTCCAGCGCTATTCCAGGTTGTAACACACGCACGtaatgtgtgatttttttttaccaataaCAGAAACAATGACTTTCTAAGCTATTGTTTCGTAGCTCCACTTTGACAAGGTAATGAGCTAAAGCAATATTCCCTGAGGAGGAATGCGCGCGTCatctttgaccaatcagagctcTCCAGAATACGTTTCTCCGTTAATATTACGGATCTATAATTTTTTCGCTACTGCAAGTAAATGTCTCGAGAACAATAGGCATTCTGAGCGATGAACCACCGTGATGTTTCAGAACCCTCCCGttccaacaacaacaatcaaaacGCTTGGTGTCATTAACTCATGCCTAATCAGACTGCGTTCCAGTTCTCCTCTCTTTTGTCACAAAAGCGGGATATTTTGACGGAAACTTGCATGCATAGCTTATGAAAATTTAGCGTCGCGCTGTTTTATCCTGCAAATGGTCAAATCAGGCTCAAACTCGGTTCCAGTCTCCACCCTGCGCCTGTACTAACCTGGTTGAGTTCATCATGATTGTGCTGTTCGTTGGCATAATTTCACACTTTTCTGTGGAGAAGGGAGCTTTAGCGGCGGGCGGAGGGTATAATTTAGCACCGATACCGATCCACAGCCCCACGATAAATCCTAGTAACAATCCAATGTACACACCCTGATAAAATAAGGGAACATTGGTATCCATGAGGGAGACTCAAAAACTAATCGTTATGTCCAGGGTTCATGCTTAAGCCATCAGATGACCACGTAACTGTGTTCTGTTCTAACGAGTAATCTAATGTGAGTAGTAATACTCTACACAACTTCGTGTCACAGAAATCGGAAAAATCGGAAGAATGCTACGTACCCTGGAGTGAGCTCGACGAGTGAACATTCCAAGACAAAATGCTCCTACCACAGGCCCACCAACAACTCCAAACACGCTGTAAAATGTCTGAATAATACAACAAAGTGTAAGGAATTGGATGTTAACTCTTTAAGTATAGGTATTAAcgtgatttcgagtgcaatttggtgttaagaagtacgagtaaatttttttaaagacaaaaaaagagcaCGAACCCGTAGTGCTTATTAAACCAAATTGAAAGAGAGAAATCATAGCTGAAAAAACATGACAGAAAGGgaagacagacgaaattttgaaagtgtttaCGTGCTTATTGAAAATTTGctctcgtgttacaactttgctcTCTTGTTACACGAGAATGCACACGTTTTCAGCCGATCAGAAGCCCGTAATTTTGTCATGTACATtattgatttaacaccaaaatCTCGTAACTGATTTAAAAGGAAGTGTGTCGCAGCttgtgaggagaattaataaacagatcttgggagctaaatTATTGATCATTTACCTCTAAGTTAAGAAAGTGAATTCTGAATTTCAGCCTCAGTTTGGGGAGCGAATTTGTGAGGTTACAACAGGGTAACCATAGGGGCTTTGTGAGGTCACACTAGGGTAACTACAGGGGCTTTATGAGGTCACAGTAGTGTAACCATAGGGGCTTTGTGATGTTACAACAGGGTAACTATTGGGGCTTCGTGATGTTACAACAGGGTAACCATAGGGGCTTTGTGAGGTCACTGTGAGGTTTGTGTGTGGTAACTAGGGTGTCACCAAGGGTCATTGTAGAGTCCCCATAGGATTACAGTGGAGACAGAGTGAGAGGTCACTGAAAAGTCAGGAGTCACTGTGGGACTGTCACTGGGTTACTGACAAAAGGAAAAGTAAATACAAAACTGTATATCTAACAACTTCCCACCAACAGGAATCAGTTGTCTTGTAAAAGAGATTACACTATAACACCTCCTTATTGTTAATTTAACCATGACTCTCATTCACAATTGTGACAAACCTGCAAAATGGCACCAAGCTTGGTAGCAAGGAAAGACAGGCCGATAGTTAAACCTCCAAACGCAAATGCTGcatggaaagcaaaaaaaaatactttgtcTTGAGGAACCTTTAAAGTGTGGGGCTGTATGTGATGAGTCAAACTCAATGCACTCTACCGAGTTCCTCTATACTCAAGCATTTGAACTACTTTTTATAACACTGCAACAAGTTACAAAATATGGAGAATGCCACATTGAAACATAAATAAACTCTTCTATAAAGGTGCATTGCACCAACATGTGAACCATTGTgaatgaacaaatttaaaacatgtttttgttgttgctttctttCCAACTGTTCAGAAACAACAAGTTGAACCAACAATCTAAGACCTCCACTTAATCCTTGCCAATGTTCCTCCTCTGATGAAGAAAGATGATGACCATGACTTCACTCTTTGACTAAAGGTCTAAGATTTAGCTGATTTGTTTGAACTGGTGATAAAACTATCCACCCCAGATTGAGCATAATGGACTTCTCGATGTCTAAGTGGAGGAAATAGCAATTTTCAAGTAGTACTACACTGTCCATTTGCTTTTAGACCCTAGCTAGTCTACAGCAGTTAATTAAGATGGACAGTGTAACTTCAAATGTACTCACCAAGAAGTTTAGAGTATAAGGTTGCGCGAGTCTCCGTTAACTCCTTCTGTCTATATCTGGTCCAAGGTCGGATGAAGTCTTCCAACACTACAGCTGCTAGCGAGTTTAGACCAGAAGACACAGTGCTAAAACAAAGCAATCAAGAATAAAGAACACATCTTTATGATGAATCAGATTGTTAAattagtaaatgaaaaattttacataGTCTTCACAAATTTGGAAGGTTTCAATCCCACTTCAAACCTATCACTCTACCAATCTTATTCTTGGATTAATTACTAATGTTATTGTTATGCAAGGGAAGGGAAGCTTCCTTCGTATTCTGCTCTTTAATAAAACCCTACCCTTTGAGTATTTAGTTAGTATGTTAAAATTCCACTGAAAGGTAGGGATGTGGTGAATGAATATGTGGTGAATGAATATGTGATGAATATGTTTGTCATAGTTCTTTGATGTACTGCATAGTTATATGGATGCAGTTGTTGGATCAACCAACTTTATGGGAAACTCCCCCACTCTAATGCATAATTTTACTGACTGTTACAACATGCACCCTACAAAATAACAAGTATTTGCTTAAAGTTACCTCAGTGTTCCACTAAATAGACAAGCCATGAATAAACCTGGAACTCCATACAATGATCCCAGCACATGCATAACAAAATATGGCAGGAtctataaaataatataatacaCTTTATGAGATTGGCAGTGAGGATGCAAGGATTCTACAAAGCTGGATGGCCTGAGGCTGGAAATATTGTCTATGCTGCTGGTTAAAATTACCACCAGAGTAAGAGGTCCACTGCATGCAAATACTATGCTGTTTGCTAACATTTATTTCTGACTTTGAcgaaatttggaataaataatcTCAAACTAGGTTGATTTGTATTTATCTTTTCCTGAAAATTGTAGTAACCATAATTCATAACTTAATAATAACCATAATTTATAATtcataatttaaaagaaactagTTTAAAATCTAATTGTTAAAGATTCGTGTTCAACTGCATTGTCTAAAAACATTTACAATGTAGATGGGAACAGAGCATCATTTTTTAAAGGAGGAATGGCAAATATGAAAGAACATTTTGTCGTTGGCAAATCAATTACAGGGAAATGTACACTAATTCCAACACTTTTATCATATAAACCACTATATACATCAAGTTAGTGATGAATTATTCAAAGACTTTGTTTCTTTTACCTGGTCACCCTTCTTTATCTGTTTATTTGAAATGGGATCACAGTCAGCATAAAATGCATAAATTACACATCCACACAGGGCACATAGACTAACTGCTAAAATACTGAGAGGCAAGTTGATCCAAACAGCCCTACAGAATGAACAAGattgaaaagactcagttcTATAGAAATTCAACAGACCATGTAAGGGTGTGTATTAGCAAACAGAGAATGGATAATTCTCAGGCTATATTTCACAATTCTCCCTCTTAAAAGCATTGTTGCCAGCTGCTAACTGCTGGCAAAGTTTAACAGTTAAGAAAGAGGTAGTCGCTGGCTGGATTTTGACTGGCAATTACTTGGTCAAGTGTAACAAATGGTTTTAATGTGTTGCGCATTGATGCCACTACAACTTGTGAGGGAATTTGCATCAAATCTTGTTTTGAGTGACTTCTTTGCCATGTCCTGTTTCCATATCTTGTCTTCA
It encodes the following:
- the LOC131781949 gene encoding sodium-coupled monocarboxylate transporter 1 codes for the protein MVTKVKVKFGNIDFAVFGIMLILSTAIGIYHALTGGKQRTTKEFLFANRGMMAIPVALSLIASFMSAITILGVPAEIYIYGTQYWLIIASYVILFPSVALVFVPVFRAVDISSSYEYLEKRFSNGVRIIGSVCFIIQTSLYMAIVIYGPAIALEAVTGFPVWASIISIGIVCTFYTTIGGMKAVIWNDVFQAIVMLGGLVAILIVGTHKVGGFGNVFDRLEKGQRLKFIDLNPDPTQRLSIWSLIIGGAFGLFPLWAVNQTAVQRFLAAKSNKEAKLAVWINLPLSILAVSLCALCGCVIYAFYADCDPISNKQIKKGDQILPYFVMHVLGSLYGVPGLFMACLFSGTLSTVSSGLNSLAAVVLEDFIRPWTRYRQKELTETRATLYSKLLAFAFGGLTIGLSFLATKLGAILQTFYSVFGVVGGPVVGAFCLGMFTRRAHSRGVYIGLLLGFIVGLWIGIGAKLYPPPAAKAPFSTEKCEIMPTNSTIMMNSTSTPPPVKEYEGLAFYRLSFLWYSAVCFAVTYLTGLIVSVLWPGDHRIGDVDSRLLFKIGYCLPDRAQNNSRKLQDEQQQLNQVDSETARENGTTSKSGGDMEDVEEDTEGALLMTTRM
- the LOC131780826 gene encoding histamine H2 receptor-like, which translates into the protein MTELENNGSNLPTSAEISTAAQATGETYFSPSYDGALIILSVMIIAINLLVISLFFYREYLQTKTNSLLISLAVSDLLAGLLGIPLIVACNAVLRAGVCTAGALIYRFIAVSTMYHILVVTLERYIYVMYPMKYINIVTAPRVLKAIAGIWLFSIFNSLIQLTWEDPTRFFKPRDSVSQQYALAYTIVGIVFCFFLPALFMAISYVSMFMVIHRQIKEIRGLYNTRATGANNQRAPIATEARALIIFVAMLSIFIICWLTFYVTGFLILLPGLHIEAIPDELFPRSLMVF